A window of Ipomoea triloba cultivar NCNSP0323 chromosome 2, ASM357664v1 contains these coding sequences:
- the LOC116011446 gene encoding uncharacterized protein LOC116011446 yields the protein MFDNDEPLALKRMHEFSAVDGFSEITSSLADMIKFLANEPSVGLFYIQQHTHNAVPNLVNLNNTVAKKSHEVTLHMEDLEDSITMMGSMKEFGFPIAEEMIKEIKHSLAVMSTNQPKKGLINARAPSSSFGMGRSTSWGPSTWSLMTTNSMEQQDSENSSYLSNVFKSARQRASNFRWTQIETREPIQVKHEPSLSSQNQASSAADASSSSTIAKTGIDEFPLLSQTDEALHESQVNRSLSHGQLLSLSNNYEEFRANKEAKLEEWLEGTGDQQDRTE from the exons ATGTTTGA CAATGATGAGCCTTTGGCCTTAAAGAGGATGCACGAGTTTTCTGCAGTTGATGGTTTTTCGGAGATAACCAGTAGCTTGGCAGACATGATAAAATTTCTGGCAAACGAACCCTCGGTGGGTCTTTTCTACATTCAACAACATACCCACAATGCAGTACCCAACCTTGTCAATCTTAACAATACTGTGGCGAAGAAATCTCATGAGGTGACTTTGCATATGGAAGATTTAGAGGATTCTATAACGATGATGGGATCAATGAAAGAGTTTGGCTTTCCAATTGCTGAAGAGATGATCAAAGAGATTAAACATTCCCTGGCTGTCATGTCAACTAACCAACCGAAAAAAGGGTTAATAAATGCCCGTGCCCCCAGTTCAAGTTTCGGGATGGGGAGAAGTACTTCATGGGGCCCTTCAACGTGGAGCCTTATGACTACAAACAGCATGGAGCAGCAAGATAGTGAGAACAGCAGTTATTTGTCGAATGTGTTCAAATCTGCTAGGCAAAGAGCTAGCAACTTCAGGTGGACTCAAATTGAAACCCGAGAACCTATTCAAGTGAAGCATGAGCCCTCGTTGTCTTCCCAAAACCAGGCTTCATCAGCTGCAGATGCAAGTTCTTCATCAACTATTGCCAAGACAGGCATCGATGAGTTCCCCTTGCTGAGTCAAACAGATGAAGCGCTACACGAGTCACAGGTGAATCGGAGCTTGTCCCATGGTCAGTTGCTGtctttgtcaaataactacGAGGAATTTAGGGCTAACAAGGAAGCAAAACTGGAAGAGTGGTTGGAAGGAACAGGTGATCAGCAAGATAGGACTGAATAA
- the LOC116003773 gene encoding classical arabinogalactan protein 6-like, which yields MANQVVIFALLFVVVAGMASAASSPSSSPSAAPAGAPEKATGAPQASPAAAPKKADAASPSAGSPLAGSSSDSPAAASTETESPAGSPAGTPEAEPSSPPAPDSAASPVADGPSDAPAEAPADDEGGAAALKVSAALGAAAVAGFFF from the coding sequence ATGGCCAACCAGGTTGTTATTTTTGCCCTCCTCTTTGTCGTCGTTGCCGGAATGGCCTCGGCCGCTAGCTCCCCGAGCAGCAGCCCGTCTGCCGCCCCCGCCGGCGCACCGGAGAAAGCTACGGGCGCTCCTCAAGCATCACCGGCAGCCGCACCAAAGAAAGCCGATGCAGCCTCTCCGTCGGCGGGCAGCCCATTGGCCGGATCTTCGTCGGATTCCCCTGCGGCCGCCTCAACGGAGACTGAATCGCCGGCGGGATCCCCCGCCGGAACCCCCGAAGCGGAGCCCTCATCACCTCCGGCCCCAGACAGCGCCGCCAGCCCCGTAGCTGATGGGCCTTCCGATGCTCCTGCTGAGGCACCCGCAGATGATGAAGGCGGCGCCGCAGCTTTAAAGGTCTCCGCTGCTCTCGGAGCTGCTGCCGTTGCCGGATTCTTCTTCTAG
- the LOC116005691 gene encoding serine/threonine protein phosphatase 2A 57 kDa regulatory subunit B' beta isoform-like — MFKIIKRKKGKSDAGETPLPSAPGAPDVTVNHASRIADAAGHHAARVSEVPQLVCLANAPADPSVVEVLPLLKDVPASGCHILFVRKLQICCVHFDFTDVMKYAREKEIKRQTVTELIDIVHTGSCKMNEQMQEDLIKMISINIFRSLPPASYECTGGQSGDPEEDDLFLDPGWAHMQLVYELLLRYVLSSDMDTRAAKKYLDHAFLLKFLDLFETEDLREREYLKTILHCIYGKFMVHRPFIRKAINNIFYRFIFETERHNGIGELLEIIGSIINGLALPMREEHKLFLVRALIPLHKAKCVTDYHHHLSYCTSLFVEKDYRFSCAVIKGLLKYWPVSNCGKEVLFLGELEEILEGTHPAEFQRCMVPLFKQIGRSLNSPNFQVAERALFLWNNEHIVELIALHRHVILPIIFQPLERNMQDHWNQAVHGLTSNVQRMFQEMDTELFEECQRKYEEQEASAADVAEQRKKAWKRIESAAKARGKARG, encoded by the exons ATGTTTAAGATAATAAAACGGAAAAAGGGGAAATCCGATGCGGGAGAGACGCCACTGCCGTCCGCCCCGGGGGCGCCGGACGTGACGGTTAATCATGCGTCGCGCATAGCTGATGCGGCGGGGCATCACGCTGCACGCGTGTCTGAGGTGCCGCAGCTGGTGTGTTTGGCGAACGCGCCGGCGGATCCAAGCGTGGTGGAGGTCCTGCCGTTGTTGAAGGATGTTCCGGCGTCTGGATGCCATATTTTGTTCGTCCGGAAGCTCCAGATTTGCTGCGTCCATTTCGATTTCACAGACGTGATGAAGTACGCCAGGGAGAAGGAGATCAAGCGGCAGACTGTGACGGAGCTGATCGATATAGTTCACACCGGGTCGTGTAAAATGAATGAGCAAATGCAGGAAGACTTGATCAAGATGATATCAATCAACATTTTCAGGAGCCTTCCCCCTGCGTCGTATGAGTGTACTGGCGGCCAGAGTGGTGATCCTGAGGAGGACGACTTGTTCTTGGACCCGGGATGGGCGCATATGCAGCTCGTGTATGAGTTGCTTTTGAGATATGTGTTGTCTTCTGACATGGACACCAGGGCTGCTAAGAAATATCTTGACCACGCGTTTCTGCTGAAATTCCTTGATTTGTTTGAAACCGAGGATCTAAGGGAACGAGAGTATTTGAAGACTATTCTTCACTGTATATATGGGAAGTTCATGGTTCATCGTCCATTTATAAGGAAGGCGATAAACAACATCTTCTACAGGTTCATATTTGAAACCGAAAGGCATAATGGGATTGGGGAGCTGCTGGAGATTATTGGGAGTATAATAAATGGCCTCGCGTTGCCAATGAGAGAAGAGCATAAGTTGTTCCTTGTTCGAGCGCTTATTCCTCTCCACAAGGCCAAATGCGTGACTGACTATCATCATCATTTGTCATACTGCACTTCACTGTTTGTCGAGAAAGACTATAGATTTTCATGTGCTGTCATCAAGGGTCTGCTCAAGTACTGGCCTGTGTCAAATTGTGGAAAGGAAGTTCTCTTTCTTGGCGAACTGGAAGAAATCTTGGAGGGCACACATCCTGCTGAGTTTCAGCGCTGCATGGTTCCTCTTTTTAAACAAATCGGACGAAGCCTCAATAGCCCCAATTTCCAG GTTGCAGAACGCGCTCTTTTCTTATGGAACAATGAACACATAGTGGAATTAATTGCCCTGCATCGACATGTTATTTTGCCCATCATCTTCCAACCCTTGGAAAGGAACATGCAGGATCATTGGAACCAGGCAGTTCACGGGCTGACTTCCAATGTCCAAAGAATGTTCCAGGAGATGGACACTGAGCTGTTCGAGGAGTGTCAAAGGAAGTACGAGGAGCAAGAAGCCAGCGCAGCAGACGTGGCAGAGCAGCGCAAGAAAGCATGGAAGAGAATAGAGTCTGCTGCAAAAGCGAGGGGTAAAGCGAGGGGTTAA
- the LOC116011223 gene encoding uncharacterized protein LOC116011223, which yields MVVEAMALFTTRSVRVSSLQFKSSQLLGTSMNCSHILPVQSRSLVMNPLVVQATSRANTRTENAKIRNRRLRKKYNGTPTKPRLSVFCSKTQLYAMLVDDQNKKCLFYGSTLQKSIRGDPPCSIMEAAERIGKELVKTCIDLNITEISSYDRNGLARGERMQAFEIPISQHGFLMR from the exons ATGGTTGTTGAAGCTATGGCACTGTTCACTACTAGGAGTGTTAGAGTCAGTTCACTGCAATTCAAGAGTAGTCAACTCCTTGGGACTTCTATGAATTGCTCCCATATCCTTCCCGTGCAAAGTAGAA GCTTAGTTATGAACCCATTGGTTGTTCAAGCAACATCCAGGGCCAATACTCGGACAGAGAATGCAAAGATTCGGAACAGAAGATTAAGAAAGAAG TATAATGGTACGCCCACAAAACCAAGGCTTTCAGTGTTCTGCTCAAAAACACAGTTGTATGCTATGCTGGTAGATGATCAAAATAAGAAATGCTTGTTTTATGGAAGCACTCTGCAAAAATCAATTCGCGGTGATCCTCCTTGCAGCATCATG GAAGCAGCTGAACGTATTGGCAAAGAGCTTGTGAAGACCTGCATTGATCTTAACATCACTGAGATTTCATCTTATGATCGCAATGGTTTGGCTCGAGGAGAAAGAATGCAAGCTTTCGAGATTCCTATTTCCCAACATGGGTTCTTGATGCGATAA
- the LOC116009747 gene encoding linoleate 13S-lipoxygenase 3-1, chloroplastic-like translates to MALANEFWGLSVMDKAKAKPVLFLSSSSALVNLENRVHANRLRLRRGGVRIGPMASVSVEQRVFKMVPEKAVKFKVRAVVTVRNKKEAGFKEALIKRLDAFTDQLGRNVVLELISTEIDPKTKGPRKSEPAVLKDWAVKTGMKTETVNYSAEFEVDTNFGCPGAITVVNKHQQEFFLENITVEGFSSGPVHFPCSSWVQSKKNYPRKRIFFSNKPYLPHETPEGLKALREEELRDLRGDGSGVRQLHDRIFDFDVYNDLGNPDKGVDFVRPTLGGEAIPYPRRCRTGRPPCITDPSCESRLEKPAQMYVPRDEQFDDPKRDAFLSARLRGTMHNLLPGLQAKLSEKNMDFQGFQDLDSIYSETLFNKLGIKEDVVEKLPLPKIVQKFKDADVLKFNIPTILGKDKLAWLRDGEFARQMLAGISPVHIERLRVFPPVSKLDPAVYGPLESALKEDHILPYLNGMSVQEALDSNKLYIVDYHDVYLPFVDRINALDGRAIYATRTILFLTDNGTLKPIAIELCLPANGPVSRSKRVVTPDGNATSFWMWQIAKAHVWANDASVHQLIHHWLRTHASMEPFILSAHRQLSAMHPIYKLLDPHMRYTLEINALARQTLINNEGVVESCFTPGRYAMQISAAAYKSFWRFDLENLPADLIRRGMAVTDPTQPHGLKLLIEDYPYATDGLLIWEAIQKWVTTYVNHYYPDSDRVCNDRELQAWYSEAVNVGHVDLRNAEWWPTLESPADLASILTTIIWLCSAQHAALNFGQYAYGGYLPNRPTLMRRLIPDENDPEYAVFVSDPQKYFFKALPSKPDATKLIAVVDTLSTHSPDEEYLGERPHPSTWTSDAAMVEAFYEFSADIGQIEEEIDSRNHNPSLKNRCGAGVIPYELLTPSSGPGVTCRGIPNSVTI, encoded by the exons ATGGCGCTTGCGAATGAATTCTGGGGTTTATCTGTGATGGACAAGGCGAAGGCGAAGCCGGTTTTGTTCCTTTCTTCATCGAGTGCGCTGGTGAATCTTGAGAACCGGGTTCACGCGAACCGGCTGCGTTTGAGGAGGGGCGGCGTGAGGATCGGTCCAATGGCGTCTGTGAGCGTTGAGCAGAGAGTGTTTAAGATGGTTCCTGAGAAAGCGGTGAAGTTTAAGGTCAGAGCGGTGGTGACTGTGAGGAACAAGAAGGAGGCAGGGTTTAAGGAGGCTTTGATCAAACGTTTGGATGCTTTTACTGATCAGTTGGGAAGGAACGTTGTGTTGGAGCTTATCAGCACAGAAATTGATCCTA AAACCAAGGGTCCGAGGAAGAGTGAACCGGCGGTGTTGAAAGACTGGGCGGTGAAAACTGGGATGAAAACAGAGACAGTTAATTACAGTGCTGAGTTTGAAGTGGACACCAATTTTGGGTGTCCAGGTGCTATAACGGTGGTTAACAAACATCAACAGGAATTCTTTCTTGAAAATATTACTGTTGAAGGGTTTTCTAGTGGTCCAGTTCATTTCCCCTGCAGTTCATGGGTTCAGTCCAAGAAAAATTATCCCAGAAAAAGGATTTTCTTCTCCAATAAG CCATACTTGCCTCATGAGACACCTGAAGGTTTGAAAGCGTTAAGGGAGGAAGAGCTCAGAGATTTAAggggagatggcagtggcgtcCGGCAATTACATGACCGGATTTTCGATTTTGATGTTTACAATGATTTGGGGAACCCTGACAAGGGTGTTGATTTTGTTCGTCCCACGCTCGGCGGTGAAGCCATTCCTTATCCTCGGCGTTGTCGAACTGGTCGCCCGCCATGCATCACCG ACCCAAGTTGCGAGAGCCGATTGGAGAAGCCAGCGCAAATGTATGTTCCAAGGGACGAGCAATTCGACGATCCAAAGCGCGATGCTTTTCTGAGTGCGAGGCTGAGGGGAACAATGCACAATTTACTTCCAGGGCTACAGGCGAAGCTGTCGGAGAAGAACATGGATTTTCAAGGTTTCCAGGATCTTGACAGCATTTACAGTGAAACCCTGTTTAACAAGCTAGGAATTAAGGAAGATGTCGTGGAGAAACTCCCACTGCCCAAAATCGTCCAGAAGTTCAAAGACGCCGACGTTTTAAAGTTCAACATTCCCACCATCCTTGGAA AGGATAAGCTGGCGTGGCTGCGAGATGGCGAGTTCGCGAGGCAAATGTTAGCAGGGATCAGTCCTGTCCACATCGAACGGCTTCGGGTTTTTCCTCCGGTCAGCAAGCTTGATCCTGCGGTGTACGGGCCGCTGGAATCTGCGCTCAAAGAAGACCACATTCTTCCTTATCTTAACGGGATGAGTGTCCAAGAAGCCCTGGATTCAAACAAGTTGTACATTGTCGATTATCACGACGTTTATTTGCCGTTTGTTGATCGGATTAATGCCCTTGACGGCCGTGCAATTTATGCTACACGGACCATATTATTCCTGACAGATAATGGAACTCTTAAACCAATTGCTATAGAGCTTTGCCTCCCCGCAAACGGCCCTGTTTCCCGGTCGAAGCGGGTCGTCACGCCGGACGGCAATGCAACCTCGTTTTGGATGTGGCAGATAGCTAAAGCTCATGTCTGGGCAAATGATGCCAGTGTTCATCAACTTATTCACCATTG GTTGCGCACCCATGCGTCCATGGAACCTTTCATTCTGTCTGCACATAGACAATTAAGTGCGATGCATCCAATCTACAAGCTTCTCGATCCGCACATGAGATACACGCTGGAAATCAATGCCTTGGCTCGCCAGACTTTGATCAATAACGAGGGCGTTGTTGAATCTTGCTTCACTCCCGGGCGTTACGCGATGCAGATTAGCGCAGCGGCATACAAGAGTTTCTGGCGATTCGATCTTGAAAATCTCCCGGCCGACCTGATTCGAAGAGGAATGGCCGTGACAGACCCGACCCAGCCGCACGGGCTAAAGCTTCTGATCGAGGATTACCCGTACGCGACGGATGGGCTCTTGATTTGGGAGGCAATTCAGAAGTGGGTCACGACTTACGTGAACCATTACTACCCGGATTCCGACCGGGTCTGCAATGATCGGGAGCTTCAGGCGTGGTATTCCGAGGCGGTCAACGTCGGGCACGTTGACCTGCGTAATGCGGAGTGGTGGCCCACTTTAGAATCTCCAGCCGACCTGGCGTCCATTCTCACCACCATCATTTGGCTCTGTTCCGCCCAGCACGCCGCGCTAAACTTCGGGCAATACGCCTACGGCGGGTACCTGCCGAACCGGCCGACGCTAATGCGGCGATTAATCCCCGACGAGAACGACCCGGAGTACGCCGTGTTCGTCTCCGACCCTCAAAAGTACTTCTTCAAGGCGCTACCGAGCAAGCCGGACGCGACGAAGCTGATCGCCGTGGTGGATACGCTGTCTACTCATTCCCCGGACGAGGAATACTTGGGAGAGAGACCGCATCCTTCGACGTGGACCTCGGATGCTGCTATGGTCGAGGCGTTCTATGAATTCTCGGCGGATATTGGTCAGATTGAGGAGGAGATTGATAGTCGGAATCACAACCCGAGCTTGAAGAATAGGTGCGGTGCCGGGGTTATACCTTATGAACTTCTTACTCCGAGCTCCGGTCCCGGGGTTACGTGTAGAGGTATTCCCAACAGCGTCACTATCTGA
- the LOC116006195 gene encoding serine carboxypeptidase-like: protein MERSIVVSLLVFLFVLSLSSCLGDDLFPSNLRFESAQAERMIRELNLFPKESVNIVPRGSLSTAERGPKLVEKLFKFPNLADCNASVEDLGHHAGYFKIQNSYAARMFYFFFESRRGKKDDPVVIWLTGGPGCSSELALFYENGPFQIANNLSLVWNKYGWDKVSNLLYVDQPIGTGFSYSSDKRDIRHNEEGVSNDLYDFLQAFFTKHPEYAKNDFFITGESYAGHYIPAFAARIHKGNKANEGIHVNLKGFAIGNGLTDPAIQYRAYPDYAFDMGIISESDRQRINKVVPLCEAAIKLCGTNGTISCVAAYVVCNALFNSIMARAGNINYYDIRKKCEGRLCYDFSGMEHMLNENSVKKALGVGDIDFVSCSTTVYKAMLVDWMRNLEVGIPALLEDGIRLLVYAGEYDLICNWLGNSRWVHAMKWSGQKEFVASSEEPFEVDGSEAGSLKSHGPLSFLKVQDAGHMVPMDQPKAALNMLEKWTAGSLSGRMAEPQNLISSM from the exons ATGGAGAGGTCGATCGTTGTATCTCTTCTCGTATTCCTATTCGTTCTCTCGCTTTCATCTTGTTTGGGGGATGATTTATTCCCTTCGAATTTGAGGTTTGAGTCCGCGCAGGCGGAGAGGATGATCAGAGAGCTGAATTTGTTCCCCAAGGAGTCCGTCAACATCGTCCCACGGGGCTCGCTTTCTACAGCCGAGCGGGGCCCCAAGCTCGTGGAGAAGCTGTTCAAGTTCCCCAACCTCGCCGATTGCAACGCCTCCGTTGAGGATTTAGGTCACCATGCCGGCTACTTTAAGATCCAAAACTCTTATGCTGCTag GATGTTCTACTTTTTCTTTGAATCACGCCGTGGCAAAAAGGATGACCCTGTTGTTATTTGGTTGACTGGAGGTCCAGGCTGCAGTAGTGAGTTGGCACTTTTCTATGAGAATGGACCTTTCCAAATTGCAAATAACCTGTCACTAGTATGGAATAAGTATGGATGGGACAAG GTCTCTAATCTTTTGTATGTTGACCAACCTATTGGGACTGGCTTCAGTTACAGCTCTGACAAACGCGATATTCGTCACAATGAAGAAGGCGTTAGCAATGATTTATACGACTTTTTGCAG GCTTTCTTTACAAAACATCCTGAGTATGCAAAGAATGACTTTTTCATTACTGGAGAATCATATGCTGGGCACTACATTCCCGCATTTGCTGCAAGGATACACAAGGGAAATAAAGCCAATGAAGGGATTCATGTAAACCTCAAG GGATTTGCGATCGGTAATGGGCTCACTGATCCAGCAATTCAATATAGAGCTTACCCTGATTATGCATTTGACATGGGAATAATTTCTGAGTCTGATCGGCAGCGCATCAACAAGGTGGTCCCACTGTGTGAGGCTGCAATAAAACTATGTG GAACCAATGGGACTATTTCTTGCGTGGCAGCCTACGTAGTTTGCAATGCCTTATTTAATTCTATTATGGCACGTGCTGGTAATATCAAT TACTATGACATCAGAAAGAAGTGTGAGGGGCGTCTCTGCTATGACTTCTCAGGCATGGAACATATGCTCAATGAGAACTCTGTCAAAAAAGCTCTAGGAGTTGGTGATATAGATTTTGTCTCGTGTAGTACTACTGTTTACAAGGCTATGCTCGTTGACTGGATGAGAAATCTTGAAGTGGGCATCCCTGCTTTGCTTGAGGATGGAATAAGGTTGCTTGTTTATGCTGGAGAGTATGATCTTATTTGCAACTGGCTTG GTAATTCGAGATGGGTTCATGCCATGAAATGGTCTGGTCAGAAAGAGTTTGTAGCATCTTCTGAAGAACCTTTTGAAGTTGATGGCTCAGAAGCAGGATCATTAAAAAGCCATGGACCTCTCAGTTTCCTCAAG GTCCAAGATGCTGGACACATGGTTCCCATGGACCAGCCGAAAGCTGCACTCAACATGCTGGAGAAGTGGACTGCAGGCTCGCTTTCTGGGAGAATGGCTGAGCCTCAAAATTTGATATCTTCAATGTAA
- the LOC116011139 gene encoding uncharacterized protein LOC116011139, with the protein MIVDSIAMERDTGMSLSNEKRPLEGFNTVRETKTHSENGPNALVPINHAAIAWQECRSRWTGGTSQRSKMALDDPIISWSMTYEELLSTNEPFAKRIPLREMVDFLVDIWHDDGLFD; encoded by the exons ATGATCGTCGACTCAATAGCCATGGAAAGAGATACTGGAATGTCCCTTTCCAATGAGAAGCGGCCTCTGGAAGGGTTCAATACTGTTAGAGAAACTAAAACGCATTCAGAGAATGGTCCAAATGCTCTGGTACCCATTAATCATG CTGCCATTGCATGGCAGGAATGCAGAAGCAGATGGACCGGGGGTACATCACAGAGGTCAAAAATGGCGCTGGACGATCCAATCATAAG TTGGTCAATGACATATGAAGAGTTGTTGTCAACTAATGAACCTTTTGCCAAGCGAATTCCCTTGCGC GAGATGGTAGACTTCTTGGTTGATATTTGGCACGACGATGGACTTTTCGACTAG
- the LOC116009748 gene encoding probable pectate lyase 5: MLLPGSATCIFLFCFFSLTPLISATHNLTLPHQHPYPEVVAQEVQRRVNESISRRLLLPTISKDQCLTGNPIDDCWQCDPNWGNNRQRLADCAIGFGQAAMGGKGGMIYVVSDSSDADAVNPKPGTLRHAVIQTEPLWIIFAADMTIKLKHELIVNSYKTIDGRGVNVQITGNGCITLQYVSNVIIHNIHVYNCLPSGNTIIRSSPTHAGWRGRSDGDGISLYGARNIWIDHCALSHCTDGLIDAIMGSTAITISNSYFSHHDEVMLLGHEDGYMPDSGMQVTIAFNHFGEGCVQRMPRCRRGYIHVVNNDYTEWQMYAIGGSANPTINSQGNRYIAPVDPNAKEVTKRVDTNEGEWSDWNWRTEGDMMINGAYFVPSGNGLSNEYAKASSLDPQSAVLIDQLTMHAGVFGGPRGDNSIPISYGGGTTTGATSNSHARPTGGDSADDPFGMIFGNAAAPPSSPPPIATTIFFLSLLIIPNLYLNIATNQGG; the protein is encoded by the exons ATGCTTCTTCCTGGCAGTGCCACCTGCATTTTCTTGTTCTGTTTTTTCTCTTTGACTCCTCTTATCAGTGCCACCCACAACCTCACCCTTCCCCATCAACACCCTTATCCTGAGGTGGTGGCTCAAGAAGTTCAAAG GAGAGTGAATGAATCAATCTCGCGAAGACTCCTGCTGCCGACGATTTCGAAAGACCAATGCCTCACCGGAAACCCTATCGACGACTGCTGGCAGTGCGACCCTAACTGGGGAAACAACCGACAGAGATTAGCGGATTGCGCCATAGGGTTCGGGCAAGCCGCGATGGGCGGCAAAGGCGGAATGATCTACGTGGTCTCCGATTCCTCCGACGCCGACGCCGTGAACCCGAAGCCGGGCACTCTCCGCCACGCCGTGATCCAAACGGAGCCGCTCTGGATCATCTTCGCCGCCGACATGACCATCAAGCTCAAACACGAGCTCATCGTCAATAGCTACAAGACCATCGACGGCCGCGGCGTCAACGTCCAGATCACCGGCAACGGCTGCATAACGCTCCAGTACGTCAGCAACGTCATCATCCACAACATCCACGTCTACAATTGCCTCCCCTCCGGGAATACTATCATACGCTCGAGCCCAACGCACGCCGGGTGGAGAGGCAGATCCGACGGCGACGGGATCTCCTTGTACGGCGCCAGGAATATCTGGATTGACCACTGCGCTTTGTCTCATTGTACCGACGGCTTAATTGATGCCATAATGGGGTCCACCGCCATCACCATCTCAAACAGCTATTTCTCCCACCATGATGAGGTCATGCTCCTCGGACACGAAGACGGATACATGCCGGACTCCGGCATGCAG GTGACAATTGCGTTTAATCACTTTGGGGAAGGGTGTGTGCAAAGGATGCCAAGGTGCAGGAGAGGATATATACACGTGGTCAACAACGATTACACTGAATGGCAAATGTATGCTATCGGCGGTAGCGCTAACCCCACCATCAACAGCCAGGGCAACCGCTATATTGCGCCGGTTGATCCAAACGCCAAGGAg GTGACAAAGCGTGTGGACACAAATGAGGGGGAATGGAGTGATTGGAACTGGAGGACAGAGGGAGACATGATGATAAACGGAGCCTACTTCGTGCCCTCTGGTAACGGGCTCAGCAACGAGTATGCCAAGGCCTCTAGCCTCGATCCCCAATCTGCCGTTCTTATTGATCAACTCACCATGCATGCCGGAGTCTTTGGCGGTCCTAG GGGAGACAACAGCATTCCCATATCCTATGGTGGCGGGACCACCACCGGCGCAACCAGCAACAGCCATGCTAGGCCCACCGGCGGTGATAGTGCAGACGACCCCTTCGGAATGATATTCGGGAACGCCGCCGCTCCACCATCATCACCCCCTCCTATTGCAACCACCATTTTCTTCTTGTCTCTCTTAATTATTCCAAATTTGTACCTTAACATTGCCACCAACCAAGGTGGCTAA